From the Lathyrus oleraceus cultivar Zhongwan6 chromosome 4, CAAS_Psat_ZW6_1.0, whole genome shotgun sequence genome, one window contains:
- the LOC127076450 gene encoding inositol oxygenase 1 isoform X1, with translation MTILIDQHDCFGSGVEAKTVTENETELVLDGGFVMPQANSFGHTFRNYAAESQRQGGVENFYRKNHIYQSFDFVKKMREEYGKLNRVEMSIWECCELLNEVVDESDPDLDEPQIEHLLQTAEAIRKDYPNEDWLHLTGLIHDLGKVLLLPSFGGLPQWAVVGDTYPVGCRFDESIVHHKYFKENADYNNSAYNTKYGIYSEKCGLNNVMMSWGHDDYMYLVAKENKTTLPSAAMFIIRYHSFYALHREGAYKHLMNDEDVENLKWLQIFNKYDLYSKSKVRIDVEKVKPYYLSLVEKYFPAKLNW, from the exons ATGACTATCCTCATTGATCAACATGATTGTTTTG GATCTGGTGTAGAGGCAAAGACAGTGACAGAGAATGAGACAGAACTTGTTTTGGACGGTGGATTTGTTATGCCACAGGCCAACTCATTTGGTCACACTTTTAG AAATTATGCCGCTGAAAGTCAGAGGCAAGGAGGGGTGGAAAACTTCTATAGAAAAAACCACATTTACCAATCCTTTGATTTT GTGAAGAAAATGAGAGAGGAGTATGGAAAATTGAACAGGGTAGAAATGAGCATATGGGAATGTTGTGAACTTCTTAATGAAGTGGTGGATGAAAGTGATCCTGATTTGGATGAACCACAAATTGAGCATTTGCTACAAACAGCTGAAGCTATAAGAAAGGATTACCCAAATGAAGATTGGCTCCATTTAACTGGCCTTATCCATG ATCTTGGCAAAGTGCTTCTCCTCCCTAGTTTTGGAGGACTTCCTCAATGGGCTGTTGTAG GTGACACATACCCAGTTGGCTGCAGATTTGATGAATCCATTGTTCATCACAAG TATTTTAAGGAAAATGCAGACTATAACAACTCTGCATACAACACTAAATATGGAATTTACTCTGAAAAATGTGGACTTAACAATGTCATGATGTCATGGGGACATGATGACTACATGTATCTA GTTGCAAAGGAAAACAAAACTACTCTTCCCTCAGCTGCTATGTTCATTATAAGATACCATTCATTTTATG CCTTACATAGGGAGGGAGCCTATAAACACTTGATGAATGATGAGGATGTTGAGAATCTCAAATGGCTCCAAATTTTCAA TAAATATGATCTCTATAGCAAGAGCAAAGTTCGAATTGATGTTGAAAAAGTGAAACCATACTATCTTTCACTCGTTGAAAAG TACTTCCCTGCAAAGCTGAATTGGTGA
- the LOC127076450 gene encoding inositol oxygenase 1 isoform X2, protein MPQANSFGHTFRNYAAESQRQGGVENFYRKNHIYQSFDFVKKMREEYGKLNRVEMSIWECCELLNEVVDESDPDLDEPQIEHLLQTAEAIRKDYPNEDWLHLTGLIHDLGKVLLLPSFGGLPQWAVVGDTYPVGCRFDESIVHHKYFKENADYNNSAYNTKYGIYSEKCGLNNVMMSWGHDDYMYLVAKENKTTLPSAAMFIIRYHSFYALHREGAYKHLMNDEDVENLKWLQIFNKYDLYSKSKVRIDVEKVKPYYLSLVEKYFPAKLNW, encoded by the exons ATGCCACAGGCCAACTCATTTGGTCACACTTTTAG AAATTATGCCGCTGAAAGTCAGAGGCAAGGAGGGGTGGAAAACTTCTATAGAAAAAACCACATTTACCAATCCTTTGATTTT GTGAAGAAAATGAGAGAGGAGTATGGAAAATTGAACAGGGTAGAAATGAGCATATGGGAATGTTGTGAACTTCTTAATGAAGTGGTGGATGAAAGTGATCCTGATTTGGATGAACCACAAATTGAGCATTTGCTACAAACAGCTGAAGCTATAAGAAAGGATTACCCAAATGAAGATTGGCTCCATTTAACTGGCCTTATCCATG ATCTTGGCAAAGTGCTTCTCCTCCCTAGTTTTGGAGGACTTCCTCAATGGGCTGTTGTAG GTGACACATACCCAGTTGGCTGCAGATTTGATGAATCCATTGTTCATCACAAG TATTTTAAGGAAAATGCAGACTATAACAACTCTGCATACAACACTAAATATGGAATTTACTCTGAAAAATGTGGACTTAACAATGTCATGATGTCATGGGGACATGATGACTACATGTATCTA GTTGCAAAGGAAAACAAAACTACTCTTCCCTCAGCTGCTATGTTCATTATAAGATACCATTCATTTTATG CCTTACATAGGGAGGGAGCCTATAAACACTTGATGAATGATGAGGATGTTGAGAATCTCAAATGGCTCCAAATTTTCAA TAAATATGATCTCTATAGCAAGAGCAAAGTTCGAATTGATGTTGAAAAAGTGAAACCATACTATCTTTCACTCGTTGAAAAG TACTTCCCTGCAAAGCTGAATTGGTGA